CCCTCAGATAACCACCTGAGAATCTTCTGATGTCCAGCCGTCGGGGGATCAGCACTAGTACCAAATAAAGCAATTCTCATCTCTGTGTCCTCTGCGCCTCTGCGGTTGGTTTGCTCGTCTTTAAAATCAACTCCTGTAACTGGGCAGAAATTTCCACCTCCACCCCCACAGGATCATCCAAACGGCGAGTTTCCGCAGGTAAACTAGCCACACTAGCCGCAGTCCTTTGGCGAATCTCCGGCAAACTTTCCTGCTGATGCAACCGTTCACCATTCTTGACTACCAACTGTAACAAAGGTGATCCCAAGACATTGCTTTCATCTACTAATGCCAACTTATCGGCTTTTACCTTACCCCCCACAAAGGAACGAAAAATTTGCTTGCGTCCGGGATAAGTCACCTTCCCACTTGACTGTTTCATCACCGGGATACCATCAATTTCTACGAGTTTATAGACTCCATTTACAGGCGCACCCGTAACTAATCGAGTTCCCAACCCATAGCCATCGATTTGGGCATCAGCAGCCTTGAGTCTGGCAATTTCCCATTCATCTAAATCACCGCTAGCAAAAATTGATACATTAGGAAGAAGCGATCGCACTTGTTTTGACAAAGTAACCAAATCTCCAGAATCCAACCTCACCCCAGTTAATTCCATTTCGCCAGCATTGACTTTTGCAGCTAACTGCTGTGCCGCAGCGATGGTATCGTATGTATCAATTAATAATGGCGAACCGGGAAAATAGCGATGAAAGGCAGTAAAAGCCTGCTCTTCACTACCTGCCATTGCGGAAAGTGCCATAACTAAAGCGTGAGCCATCGTACCACTTGGCTGTTCTCCCAGTTGTAGCGCTGCTAACACATTAGAAGTAGAATTTAAGCCCCCTGCCAAACCAGCCCGCGCCGCCCATAAAGAGGCTTGGGGACTAAACGCCCTTCGCGTGCCAAATTCTAAAAGTGTGGCTGATTCGCCCGCAACATCCCGGAGGCGTGCCGCCCTGGTAGCAATCAAGGTTTGATAATTAATCGTATTGAGTAAATAAGTTTCTACCAGCTGTGC
The window above is part of the Nodularia spumigena CCY9414 genome. Proteins encoded here:
- a CDS encoding nicotinate phosphoribosyltransferase, whose product is MTTFPDWDGIEKQQGNLCAADYSLLTDLYQLTMAACYTGEGVEQRRASFELFVRRLPENFGYLIAMGLQQVLVYLANFRFRPAQIKALQGTGIFAHASEDFWKLLAEGCFTGDVWAVPEGTAVFAHQPLLRVEAPLWQAQLVETYLLNTINYQTLIATRAARLRDVAGESATLLEFGTRRAFSPQASLWAARAGLAGGLNSTSNVLAALQLGEQPSGTMAHALVMALSAMAGSEEQAFTAFHRYFPGSPLLIDTYDTIAAAQQLAAKVNAGEMELTGVRLDSGDLVTLSKQVRSLLPNVSIFASGDLDEWEIARLKAADAQIDGYGLGTRLVTGAPVNGVYKLVEIDGIPVMKQSSGKVTYPGRKQIFRSFVGGKVKADKLALVDESNVLGSPLLQLVVKNGERLHQQESLPEIRQRTAASVASLPAETRRLDDPVGVEVEISAQLQELILKTSKPTAEAQRTQR